The DNA segment aattcatggttccatctatcacagcaagccttccaggtcctgaagcagcaaaacaaccccagaccatcacactaccaccaccatattttactgttggtatgatgttctttttctgaaatgctgtgttccttttacgccagatgtaacgggacatttgccttccaaaaagttcaacttttgactcatcagtccacaaggtattttcccaaaagtcttggcaatcattgagatgtttcttagcaaaattgagacgagccctaatgttctttttgcttaacagtggtttgcgtcttggaaatctgccatgcaggccgtttttgcccagtctctttcttatggtggagtcgtgaacactgaccttaattgaggcaagtgaggcctgcagttctttagacgttgtcctggggtcttttgtgacctctcggatgagtcgtctctgcgctcttggggtaattttggtcggccggccactcctgggaaggttcaccactgttccatgtttttgccatttgtggataatggctctcactgtggttcgctggagtcccaaagctttagaaatggctttataacctttaccagactgatagatctcaattacttctgttctcatttgttcctgaatttctttggatcttggcatgatgtctagcttttgaggtgcttttggtctacttctctgtgtcaggcagctcctatttaagtgatttcttgattgaaacaggtgtggcagtaatcaggcctgggggtggctacggaaattgaactcaggtgtgatacaccacagttaggttattttttaacaagggggcaattactttttcacacagggccatgtaggtttggattttttttctccctaaataataaaaaccatcatttaaaaactgcattttgtgtttacttgtgttatatttgactaatggttaaatgtgtttgatgatcagaaacattttgtgtgacaaacatgcaaaagaataagaaatcaggaagggggcaaatagtttttcacaccactgtaagtaatAAATGTGAATCAAGATAATGGTGACAGCTACTCCAACATAGTGAGATGTACAGGTCCATGCTCCCAGTAAATTGCATCGCAAAAAATCAATCAATTGGTCACTTAAAAGTGTTCTATTCTTTAAGCTCCAAGGAAGAAGTGAAAATTTCAGGCTACACGTATGCAAACAAAAGTAGAGCAAGAACATTGCAGGGTCGAAGGGCCTCTTCAAGCAAACTGGAAAAAGGCTAGTGGTGCTAGGaataaagaaaatttcacattctTCACAATAAGAAACTGCTTGAGTACATCAGTAGAAATTggaaaattttcattttgataCTTAAGTGaattttctataaatattttgTCAGTACTTTATAATATTGTAGTGTATTTACAACTTACTTAATTTTTGCACAAGAGCACCTTCTGCTTGGAGATGAAGGGGAAGTGCCTGACTTGCCATTAATGAAGAGACACCACTTCTCCTTTGTCTTAGTAAGCTTAAAACTAGTGGCAGGGAGAGATGGAACTTGTGGACAGTAATACACAGGtcttatgttttctttattttagattCACATAAGTGGTTGATTGATCTCATTAAAGTACCTTTATACCAACATGCCTACAGTACACCTCTTTTCCTAGACTAAAGAGGCATTTGAATAGCTAtggtacttatttattatttattttttatttttttcagtgggtGATGCCTAAACATATATAGACATTTTGAAAAGAACGTTTCAGAACATAATAGAACAGCTTATAATAAAGTGACTGTTCTCTCAGCATAGTACATGAAATTGCTAGGTTTGTAGTACACAGAAAAACATCAAATGCAACGAAGGTCTTCCTTTCCTGGAATGCATCCATACTAAATAGCAAACaaatatatacatgtttattgaGTGTTGATGTTCTTCTTTCATGTACACCATTTATTCCATTTGGAAGGCAAAAggaaataagttgtattgtatgttGAATGCAATAAACCATATTCAATAAGTAAAGCAGATTGAATCAATTTGCAATGAATTTTATAACTAAACAGTACATTGTTCAGCTGTCATCTGCACTTTCCTGGAAAAGAGCAAATCGCTGGTCTAAAGTGAGCTAGTTTGATCTCCTGCAGTTTTTTGTGTGCATTATGTCAGTTTATCTGTCAatcatttttcattcattcatgttctAAACCTACTTATTTAAATGCCAATTCTGTACCCAGAAGAAAGCCCCTGTGGACTTTACAAGGACAGGTGAGCTCCAGAGAGACAGTATTCAGGTCCACACTTGACCGAGCCTCAATTTCAAACAATTTTAGTTGCTCTTttcttgcatattcaaagggagCTTTAAATATTATgatgaattatatttttaatcataAATATTTTGGGACATGCATGTAAAATTGTATTTGCTTTATGCTATTCCACTTGTCATTAAATAACAAACTCACTTTTGTGATGCTGCTGCAGAGAACCCTACACCCATTGTGCTTCCCGTGAGTCATTGTCTTCCAGGAGTTTGTCATTGTCAACCTGACTTTGTGAGTTTTGTACACAGTAACATATCTTTGAACTGACTGAGTGTTGCCATTAAATAAAGTTTTGATGAATTCTATAAACAACAAATATATAGCACTCGTAATGAATCAAATAAAACATCCTCATTTTTCAagcaataatacataattaatgaCTGTGATTATTGCTTGCATGACACAACAACACACTCAATAAGCAGATAAATATGAACTTTTACAAGACTGATTCCTAACCTTGGCTGGTTCCTGTGTTAACACTAATGGGAATGGGCACCAGCTTGCCAAGATCCATCATGAAAAAttagacagaaaataaacagaaggaTAGATGGATTTATTTACATCATGGATGGCAATTATAGAAGCACTTTGGGCTAGACATGTGTGAAGAGCACCATTCTAAGAATAGTGTTTTTGTGGCTCGAAATTCCTGTGATGCCCCAGGTGCCCAAAGCTTTGGACTCACCCATTTCCTGGACATTGAGAGTCATCTACTAAGGATGGAGCTGGACAATGAAGACACAAACAGCGATGTTAGTGCAAAAGTGTTTAATGTATTCAAAACAATCAGTGTACACAGAAAAGTgcaattcttcaataaataacactctataaaaacaatgcatttttggGATTTAAAAACCAATCAATAAGTACAATGAACAGATTAAAATCCAGGATAAAATAAAGTCAGAACTGGCTTAATTCCTTCTTGAATCCCTTCTCCCTGTTCTCAGCCCCCGGGTCTTGCAGCTGGCTGAGACACCAATGAGCCTGTTCAACTATCTTCAGATTTTATCCCAGCCACTGGTCACTTGCCTTTGGTGTAGCAGGACCACTGGAGATCTCAGTCACTCCTGCACTTCCTGATACTCAAAAGGAGTGACCTCCACCTGAGTGACATTCATCTTGTTCAATCAGAGGGCCATCTGACCACCTCTCTTCTTTTCCTCCACACAGATACACTTCCCGATTCTGCCACTGTCTCGATCTCTTCGTTCTATATTTCTTCCCACTTCCTATCCTACTCAGTCCTTTTTCGTACCTTGTGAGTGCAGATGCTTCCATTAATGGCCCACAGAGCATCAATGGGAAATGGTTGTGCTGATTGTGCTTGCACGTTAATAAGCAATCAGCCAATCTCTCCATTAAACAATGTGGGGTTGAATGGCTTTTCGTCCACTCACGCCTACACCCCCAAAGTCTCAGTAGCACTGATTAAAAACCAAATACTGCACTGCCACGGACCCCTGAAATGCTATACCACAGTTCCATAGACTGCATTACCTGCTATAGCTCCACTGGTGTGTCCAAAGAATATTAAAGCATATGGGCCTCTTGAGTTCAGATGTCATTTCCTAAGAAGACATTAGCAACAAGATCTCAACTCTCATTCTTCCCTTGGTTGAATGATGATATTCCTCTCACTGCTGAGATGACACTCTAATCGAAGACTTCCTGAGTTGTGTAAGGATATGAATATTCAATCTTGACTGAGGTCAGGAGGAATAATGACTTCCTGTTGCTGATGcttttccttttgtcttttcaaaTCTGATTACTGTCATTCCAGTGAGGTAATTAGATATTAAATCCATCCGAGTGCTTAAGGCTTTTTTGAAGAAATGAGGGAACCACTTGAACCATTTCCACACAATTCACTCTACAAAATAACATGTCTTGCTAAGCTGATTTCAGAATCTGACAAGCACATTAGAAGAAAGTGCATCTTAAGTGTTAGCTACCCGAGAAGTTCATAAGGTCACTCGTAAGACTTAGATGAGTATATGTAAGTGTGCACGTGAGATTTCACCTCATGACTCTGTCCCGTTGGCTTATCATCATCCTAATGCACGTAACGTTTTTACCAGCAGGGCCAAAACTCAAACGGTTTTTGCCATATGCTATTTAATGTAGTTGGGAATTAAAATGTTCTACATCAGCTTGCAGAtctcaattggaaaaaaatcctgctggatatctatactgatatggactgagtaatgtgttaggaatgaaaggatgccacattgcttgatggaaatgaaaattatcaacctacagagagcaTAAtttaaagacaccctgaaaatcaaagtgaaaaaatgatgtgacaGGCTTAGtccaatttgcaaaaatttcatttcagcaactcaaaatcgtactcagtagtttgtatggcccccacctgcttgtatgcatgcccgACAATGTTGGGGGCATGCTTCTAATGAGACGACGGgtggtgtcctgggagatctcctcccagatctgaaccagggcatcactgaactcctggacagtttgaggtgcaacctggcggtgtcggatggaccgaaacataatgtcccagaggtgttctattggatttaggtcaggcgagcgtgggggccagtcaatggtatcaattcctttatcctccaggaactgcctgcatactcttgccacatgaggccgggcattgtcgtgcatcaggaggaacccatggcccactgcaccagcatagggtctgacaatgggtccaaggatttcatcccaatacctaatggcagtcaaggtgccattgtctagcctgtagagttcTATGCGTCCCTCCATTTATATGTCTCCCCAGACTATCACTTACCCatattctgcttcaaaatttatagatactttgagtaagtcgagtgtaattgtggaaaaccatttagatcagttaacatcaaatgtaaacatggaaaacaatttagatgagctaacatcacattataatgtgaccttgagagatgctctggacacagtggctccccttaaaacaaaagtgatcaaagcacatagaaactctccctggtttaatgaaaacactcgagctcttaaattagagtgtcgaaaactggaacgcagatggagaacaacaaagctacaggtctttcaaattgcatggacagagagtgttaataaatataaaaaagccctctttaaagctcggtcagaatattattctacattaatagatagcaataataaaaatccccaggcactgtttagaacagtgactaaattaacaaatggaaattcagatcaacagtgcaaaataccaacagacattagcagtacagactttattaacttcttcaatgagaaaattaaaaatataagatcccagatctctgcatcacagtacaaaccaaatactagcttagcagaccctgtctcacattgcactcagcactttagtaattttaatcctgtaactgagcaggaagtcttaagtttaatttctaaaatgaagcccactacttgttccctagatccagtgccaacaaaactagtaaaaagtgcaatggatgttcttgcagcgcctatcctaaacattatcaatagttcattattgcatggcacagtacctgatacactaaaagtgtcagtcattaaaccattacttaaaaagtcagaccttgacccacatatactaaataattataggcctatttcaaatttaccgtttctctctaaaatactagaaaaagtagtcgccagtcagcttcagacacaccttatgcattacaatttatttgagaaattccagtctggttttcgcactggtcatagtacagaaacggcactaacacgggttgtaaatgacattctgatatcctccgatgaaggaaactccactgtaattatgttgttggacttaagtgcagcatttgacaccatcgaccattctattttactgcacaggctagaaaatgatgttgggcttacaggcaccgtgctcacttggtttagttcttacttatcaaatcgattccaatatgtacataaatgtgctgacagtactccatcattatacacagaagttcaatatggtgtcccgcagggctcagtactgggacctttactgttttcactgtacatgcttccactgggatctctcattaggaaacataatgttaattttcactcgtatgcagatggcacccagttatacctttcatttaaatcaaatgaagtttctccaatgttgtctttaattagttgtgttagtgaattaaaggagtggatgaataagaactacttgtctttaaatacagataaaacagagatgttaattgttggagggaatgatgctgatcacaacaatattttgtcatcatttaactcagtgggaatcccagtcaattttactgaatcagcccgcaatctaggagttatctttaactctagcatgtcatttaaagcgcatattacaaagttgtccaaagcatgtttcttccatcttaaaaatgttaggaaattaaggcgctttttaaataaacaggattctgagaaactaattcatgcatttatctctactaggattgactactgcaatgcggtgttcactggatgttcaaactgttctttatacagcctccagttaatccaaaatgcggctgtgagaattattacaagaacaagaaaatacgaacacataactccagttcttaaatccttacactggctcccggttaagtttagggcagatttcaaaatccttcttttaacatataaagcattaaatggttgaggtccagcttacttgtctgaacttatcatgacttacaaaccagagcgcacattaagatctcaagatgccggtctgcttatgattccaaggattaataaaataacagtgggaggtcgagcttttagttacagggcccctaaactgtggaatggtctgcctgctactataagagatgccccttcggtctcagcttttaaatcccggctgaagactcactacttcagtttagcatatcctgactcgagctgctgattaactgtacagactgcatctctgttgttagtcattagcacttaaacataagtaacatgacagttataattatatactaaccctcacttattctgtttttcttctcagtactcaaatgtggcacttggtgccatggcccacctgccaagttgttttgcctgcctaaggaaaagtcatcccagatggaggatcgcaggaatcgtgggagagaggggtcctttcatcggattggctggcccagcactgtttcagctgtggaatggccaaatgggggaggcagcttgaaggatgaggtctccaggactctatacaaatccaaatcttattatgggatatatcatctactgttaaattctgctctgtacttctaaaatttatattttttatttcttactatattgagaaattgttctgttctgtgtactgtactgtattgcattgtattgacccccttcttttgacatccactgcacgcccaatctacctggaaaggggtctctctttgaactgcctttcccaaggtttcttccatttttccctactaggttttttttttgggagtttttccttgtcttcttagagagtcaaggctgaggggctgtcaagaggcagggcctgttaaagcccattgcggcacttcctgtgtgattttgggctatacaaaaataaactgtattgtaaactgtacccaccaccaaactggtcatgctgaacgatgttacaggcagcataacattctccatggcttctccagaccctttcacgtctgtcacatgagctgaacctgctctcatctgtgaaaagcaaagggcgccagtggtggacttgccaattctggtattctatggcaaatgccaattgagctccacggtgccgagcagtgagcacagggccaacTAGAGGATGTCGAGCCCTCATGCCACATTCATGAAATCCGTTTCtggttgtttggtcagagacattcggACCAGTGGCCTAacggaggtcattttgtagggctctggcagtgctcatcctgttcctccctgcccaaaggagcagataccggtcctgctgatgggttaagggcctactacggccctgtccagctctcctagaataactgcctgtctcctggaatcaccTCCATGCCctagagactgtgctgggagacacagcaaaccttctggtaatggcacatattgatgtgccatcctggagaagttggactacctgtgcaacctctgtagggtccaagtatcgcctcatgctaccagtactgACACTGACtgaagccaaatgcaaaactagtgaaaaaacagtcagaaaagatgaggagtaaaaatgtcagtgtcctcctcctgttaaaccattcctgttttgggggtcgtctcattgttgcccctctagtgcacctgttgttaatttcattaacacctaagcagctgaaactgattaacaaccccgtctgctacttaactgaccagatcaatatgccagaagtttcattgacttgatgctatactctgaataaaaagtgttcctttaattttttttgagcagcataCATTTACTTAATGATCACATACTTTATTTTACTATACAGTGCCAATAATAAGAtttatcttttaattattttaataactaaagtCATTTGCCGCCCTGTTTGTCTTGTTCAGGTGACAAGAGTAGCCAGAGCCACCTGTCATGCAGAATAATAAATATTAGACAATAACCTGGATAGAATGCCATAAGGTCAAGATGCAACTAAATTTAGGATGTAATCAAGGTTATGAAAATTGGTTTGACCTTTGTGCTTTCTTTCAAAATACTTTCAGTTAACAACCATCTTGACAAAACAGTTGGTAAAAGTTTTTAGTTTACAGATTTATAAGTACTGTAGCTATTAAAAACCACAGCAAGCTGAGCtagttatttcttcacacagagaaccatagatccatccatccattttccaaactgctgaatccgaacacagggtcacgggggtctgctggagccaatccctgccaacacagggcacaaggcaggaagcaatcccgggcagggtgccaacccaccgcaggagaacCATAGATACATTGTATAATTTACCAAATAGTCagtccattccatccatccatcttctaaagtCACTTCATCCTGAGCAGGTTCAGTGGGATTCTGGAGCCTCcaccagcaagcatagggcacaaggcaggaacattccCTAGGCAGGGCAACCAGTCCATTactgggtgaacacacagacacacacacgctcacacacTAAGTCCAATTGAGTGTCAATAATCCCCCCaatcttcatgtctttgtggtagacaataagaatttagggaccttcaaatatcAGTTCAGTGTTATCATGAAGAAATTAGATTAATAGGATTGCTGAGTTTTGTTGGCCTGAATAGCCTGTTTTCATCAAAACTGGTCTAATGTTATAATGTATTTATGATCAAAAAATACCTTTGTTTCTCTTTGTGTCAGCAATTTCATATCTATATTTAATCCAATGCAGCAATGAGTTTAATCACCCTGCAGTTTGGTGATCCATCTGCCCATCCACTTTCTGTGCCCACATTTTTCAAGTTTAGGCCTTGGAGAACAGCAGCATCAGGCATAAAACTGATCCAACCGTGACTGGAACACCAGTTCCTAATTTGGATGAACACACttccaaaaaactgaaaataggTGTCCTTAAAGATAGGTGTGGATCTTTCCCATTGTTTATTCAGGATTTGTGTTATTCATAACTCTTTGTCATGGCTGAGAAGGACATATTGATGtagtttttgaattattaattgAAGACCTTGAGACCTCCTTAACAAACATAAGCCTGTTTTTGCAATACTGCCAAAAGAAAGtcattttaattgtaattaatagTTTAGCAAAGTATCCTATTAACCCCTGTTCTGCATTACTTTACGTAGATTTTTCCCACAACCAGGTATTCTGCTTCTTCATTGTCAAAGAGTATAGTTGTCTTTCACAACTGGTTCAATTTTTGTATTAATGTCTTTATGTGGCATATTTCAAGATGGTCTATGCTACCactaaaaaccatgaaaatgcaACTACTGAATTTAAAACAACTgaagttatatattatctaaaattggaaaagaatcaaattctcacttagaggatctgtacaaatttttttcaaatcctggcaggatctaatcaataacaatttagaataagcatttaaattgcggaagcagattctcttctccctgttttattctatttattttgattcatttatttatttacatatttttactattactaAGGTTTTACTCTGCTGaactagctctctttctcatgggtaggggttgatttgttttaaacctAGTTTCATAAAACTTGACTTACTtacatggaatgttatttgattttaataaaattaataaattaaaaaaaaattaaaacagatacaGTTTCCAGATGATTTTGCAAGTAGATAAATGTAACACACCTCCACACCAAACAGAATTATAGAagcatcacaaaacatttttcccatcatatattttattatatttgcacTTTTTGGAGAGAATACAAACTTTGTTAGTGCCACCAAGTAATATAGTTGGAAAGTTAAAattacagtacaaaaataaaaagtcaatctctggaaataaaaatattcctCTTTATCATCGCATCACCTCAGTCTGCTACAAACGTCTCTTGTGCCACTGCACATCACAAAGTGCCGGTGGATTTCACTTTAGAAGATAATGCCTGCTTAAACCGTCTTTTTAGGTCTTGCATGTTGGGGGATTTTGGCCGTGGAATGAGGGACCCTCTTCGCTTTTCTCCTGCCAGATACTGTGACTGCAGCTTACTGACTTCTTTGCACAGGTGCTGAAAGACATCGTATACATCCTCACAGTTCTCGCTGGTAGAAATTTCAGAGAAAACCGCTCCCAGCTCATTAGCCAGTTGAATCCCTTCACTGGTTTGCACCTGTCTGGCGTGAAGGAGGTCACCTTTGTTCCCAACAATGACCACTGGGACTTTGGAGTCTGGGTGAACTTTGCGGATGTGCTGGTGAAGGACTTGGATGGCCCTGTAACTATTGTAGTCTGTCATTGAATATACGAGGAGGAAGCCATCTGCCCATTCAATGTACTTACAGGTATGTTCTGAAACCAATGAACCATCACTGTCAACCTGAAGAAGAAGACACAGAGAGGAGGGGGTAAGAATAGGCAAGGAGACCAACAGACACACTGTTACAATGCATGCA comes from the Erpetoichthys calabaricus chromosome 4, fErpCal1.3, whole genome shotgun sequence genome and includes:
- the rasl11a gene encoding ras-like protein family member 11A-like is translated as MRSLNMSNNFLLAPIPESADYIINRDVKIAVLGSSGVGKTAMIVRFLTRRFIGDYESNTGNLYSRLVHLEGEQLFVQIQDTPCVQVDSDGSLVSEHTCKYIEWADGFLLVYSMTDYNSYRAIQVLHQHIRKVHPDSKVPVVIVGNKGDLLHARQVQTSEGIQLANELGAVFSEISTSENCEDVYDVFQHLCKEVSKLQSQYLAGEKRRGSLIPRPKSPNMQDLKRRFKQALSSKVKSTGTL